From Candidatus Paceibacterota bacterium:
GCGAATCCAGAACCAGCAACCGCATAGCCGTTGCTAAGTAAATAAGCGATTACTGATGTGTCGCTTGTACCAACGATCGGTCCAGGTTCCGGGGTATTGTCGACTTTATATCCACCATAACCAGGAATTCCTGCAGGTACATTAATGTTGGGGCGATATCCATGTGAATAAAGCACCAGCGTTCCGTTGAAGTTCCCTGGTACCTGCATGACGTATGGCGCAGAATCACTTGTGACACCTTGACACGAGTTAACCGTGAGTTTTCCGTCACAAGCAGGATCGGCCGCTTGCGCCGCAGTTGGAATTGCAATCACCATCATCGACACAAGTGCCGCCGTTGAGAGCGTTGAGATAATGCGTGTCTTCTTCATATGTATTGTCCTCATTATTTGATCGGCAATCCGTTAGCTGGCATTGCTGGACGCTTATAGGTGGACTTAACCACTGCGCCAGTTCCAGAGTCGGTTGTGTAGACGGTATACGCGCCGCCGCTTGGCTTCATTTCGCCCGTCGGGCTATAAGTACCAAACCAGTAGCCGTTGTATCCACCATGGTTTGTCGCTGAATAATTCAATGGAGCAAGGCCAGCACCGAAGAATGTTGCGCCCTTCTTCTCAATCGCAGCAATCAATGATTTCCGAGTTGGCTTCGCACCTGCTGCGGCAATTGCTTGAACTGCGACAAATGCACCATTCATTCCAACCAGAACGTTATTATCAAATACCGCGTTATTGTTGTACTTGGCATTGATCTCTTGGAACAACTTAATGTAATCATCAGTCGTATCAGTAGGTGCCGGTAAGTACGAGGCGCCAATCGCGCCGTAGAGAACCCCTACAGGAACACCGAGTGCCTTGATCGTCGTGGCATCACCACCGACTGAGCCCAGTATCCACTTGGGTCCGTACTTCATCACCGCAGCGGTACCTAGGGCGGCAGCAGTCGCGCTGGTGACACCGAAGAGAACTACCACTTCAGCACCAGCGGCAGATAATTTCTGGATCCATGTTGCGGGCACACCTGAAACACCTTGTGAACCAGATGCGTAAGGAACTTTCACTGAAAAGGTTAAGCCAGCTTGTTTGAAACCAGCCAGGGCATCAACACCAAAATCATCATCTTGGTAAAGAAGACCGATTTTCTTATCCGGAAAAGTCTCCTTAATGTACTGGGCCATTACCTTTGCTTCCATTATGTAGGAAGGAAATAGAGAGAAGGTCGTTGGGTAGGTTTTCTTAATTGCGAATCCGCTGTAACCGGTATTAACAAAAAGAACCGGAATCCCACGGCGAGCAGGATTGACAGAAGCGGCAACTGCTTTGATATTTGCGGTACCTAGTGGACCCAGTAGTGCAAAAACCTTGTCTCTTAGAATCAATTCGTTGGTCTTCGCAACAGCAAGGGTCGGGACATACTGATCATCTTTAACGATTAAAGTAATTTTCCTACCGTTTACTCCGCCATTAG
This genomic window contains:
- a CDS encoding ABC transporter substrate-binding protein, with product MIVINRRRLLVASAVLATCGLVISTVPAQAFSPRTEVGVTAKSIKLGVTIPMTGAASPGYNKIPSAMKAYFDYVNANGGVNGRKITLIVKDDQYVPTLAVAKTNELILRDKVFALLGPLGTANIKAVAASVNPARRGIPVLFVNTGYSGFAIKKTYPTTFSLFPSYIMEAKVMAQYIKETFPDKKIGLLYQDDDFGVDALAGFKQAGLTFSVKVPYASGSQGVSGVPATWIQKLSAAGAEVVVLFGVTSATAAALGTAAVMKYGPKWILGSVGGDATTIKALGVPVGVLYGAIGASYLPAPTDTTDDYIKLFQEINAKYNNNAVFDNNVLVGMNGAFVAVQAIAAAGAKPTRKSLIAAIEKKGATFFGAGLAPLNYSATNHGGYNGYWFGTYSPTGEMKPSGGAYTVYTTDSGTGAVVKSTYKRPAMPANGLPIK